ATAAGGCCCGCGggccgtactttgcccatgtctggtTTAGACACTTTCCCAGTGTGAACACAAAACATACACTATGCTCATGCAGCTCAGATTTATCAGGTGCGACAGACATTGTTCAGTGGACTTGGACCAACAAGGGCAAAGTGGAGAAAAGGTGCACAAAGGTAACTTCAGAACATAATCAATGTTGCTGCAAGCTTCCTCTCACGTGTCTTTATTAGGCTGGCTACCTTCAAACTGGGCAAAGGGGGAAGTAAAACATTTGTTGTAAAGGTTCTGAAGGAGAACATTAATAACAAATCCTTGTCTTGCAAGTTTAAATTTTTATTGAGCTCAATTATTTTCATTGTCCATTAATCTGGCAATTATTCTATTcataaaaatatcaaaatagtTGAAAAAGTCTCCCCCGTAGCACACATTTATATCTTTTGATGTCTGACGATCCGTCAAAAACTCTGACGTTCAGAGtaatgctttgttttgttttatattttccacTTGATTTTCCCTCTCCAAAAAAAgacatatataatataagttAGTTGTTAATTATTACAATATTTGTAAGAAATGTCTATGCAGCTTTTTAAGGTTTCAACCTTTCTATGTCAAGTGCATTGAGatatatattatgatttggctccTTACGAATAAAATTGAATGTGGCTTCATGTAGTAAATGAGTATAGCTACTTTTGAGTAATTTTAAGGGGAAATGTACATTGTGCAAAAGGTTGGAAAAACCGAGGCATGTTTCATGATCTTCGGCTTCTTTCTCAGGTCATCACAAGACCAGAGCCTTCATCACCCACGGTGGCACAAATGGGATTTATGAGGCAATCTACCACGGTGTTCCCATGGTGGGCATCCCCTTGTTCGTTGACCAACCAGACAACATGGCCCACATGAAGGCCAAGGGAGCAGCAGTTATCGTGGACTTAAACTTCATGAAGCCTGAGGACCTGAGAGATGCGATCAATACTGTTATCAAAGAGAAATCGTAAGTTTCCTTATCTTCTCTTAGTCGGTTCTAGGCTTTTAAAGAAGGTACTTGGTCATTTCCTGATCAGGGTTTCAACCAAGTCAAACTTAAGACTTTAAAGCTTCTTATAATGTTCAAACCACATGATTTGGAAAAAATAATTGagtaacaaaacaataaaatgtgcaTTACCTCCCCATGTTCATCCAGGTACAAGGAGAGTGCCATGCGGCTGTCCAGTATCCACCATGACAGACCCACCAGTCCCCTAGATGAGGCCTTGTTCTGGATCGAGTTCACCATGAGAAACAACGGGGCCAAGCACTTGAGGGTCCAGGCCCATGAGCTGACCTGGTACCAGTACCACTCCCTGGACGTCCTGGCCTTCCTCCTCGCAGTCATCCTGCTCATCACACTCCTCTTCATCGGGACCTGCCGTTTCTGCTTTAGGATGTGCTGTGGCAGGAGAGGCAAGAAAAAGACTGAGTGATGGACTTTAAGATTTGAAATGCAGTCTGCAAAGAAGTGACGGGTGAAACACGGACAGTTGATTCTGAGGCACGTTGTGTCCGCACAATGTCCTGGATGTGCGTTTGTGATTAGTGATCCTCAACTTCTGACACAACTAAGACTATAAATGTCATGTAAAAAGTAGATTGACTGCACTCTTGAATAAAGATCGGAAAAAGCTCCATGTGCTCAGTATTCAACGGAAACGTTTGAGGTCATTTGTAGCGAGAGGAGAAAGAATCCTCTGCATTGACAAAGACCACAAATTTATTATCTTCAacaagagcacatttctcctttGCTCCCTCATGTCTCATCAGTTATTAGTTGAATTGCTCAAAGGTGAGTTTTAATTTGCATAGCTCCTCCTTTTTATTTGTTGACACCATTTTGCCAGTAAAGGCTCAATGTTCATTGGCTGGTAAAAGATTGgggacacagaaaaacaaaacaaaaaaaaacaaaacacacaagggATTTGTTCTGTGCCTTTACTTAGATATAATTACAAATTACCCCACTGCTTCAGGTTTTCTCGGCACACTACAGCATcatcaaaaatatttatatcacacATGGGCAGAAATTCCGACTTGGACATCCAGGATACTGTTATCAACATAGATCATGTGATATAATCAaactaaaggaaaaaaaaaactaaagaaatacACAGCCCTTCAGAGATGACAGAACCTCACATGTAGGTCGGTACTGCAGCTCCTGTCTTCTCATGTCTGAACAGTGAAGAGATTCATTTtcgttttttatttccattactttttcagttttccactttctttgaGCTTCCATATCATGAGCTCCATGCAGGCTGCAGCGTCGTCGCCGGTGTCGTGGCCACAAACTGGGAGAAAcagtaaatcattatttatatcACATACGAATAATGACAGTTACATCCTCTGTAACAAAATTGCAGCTTTTGTGCTTCAGACACATTTTGTTGAGATTCAACCGTATAATACAACTGtgattttgtctttatttggaTGTAAATTCAGATGGGTTGTAGTTTGTAGACATTTATGCGGTGGCTGTATCCACGATGACCCACCGCTCTCTTGGATAATCCGTAGAAGGTATTCAGCTGTCAGTGTGTTGAGGGTGAGCTTGTGGGGGGGGCCCAGACGGTGGGGGAAGACCAGCGATATGTCCACCACTGTCCCATGGAGCAACTAGAGCAAAGAGGAGCATATCTGAAGCTGTCGGCACTAATAGTAATATGAAAATTAAACATACTTCATAATTAACCTTGAAATTAAGTTTGGCTTTAATTGGTGAAAAGTAAGTGAGAGGTACTAGTACATGATTTCCACTTCTGATACTTTATACTTCTACAGTTCGGAGGAAATATTGTACTTTGTCCTCCATTACATTTATCTCACAGCTGAGGTTCAAATACACTTTTTAGGTTTGATTAATACACGTAAATCCCAGAGCTATATATAGTCATTGAATGTTAAGTTACCTTTACCAGCTGCTGTGACACAAACACTTATGCATCAATAACTATAATCCCATCGTGATTCATTGCACGCGAGTGATTCCAGTACATTGTGTTAATATTGTGATTTGATTTAAGATTTTGAATCCAGGACTTTAACCCAAAACAGTAATTCTACACAGTCTTATACTCATGATCGTACTTCTCACACCACTGGTATTAATCTAGATAAATCATCACGGCCACTGATAACTGTCATTAGAAAACTACAGAGAAACTTTACCAACACTGCAGCCAAAGTGGGTAAAATAAGGTTGCATGCTGTCTTATATTACACGGAAGCAGCTGCAACATTAGACTACAGTTCATCTTgcccattgttttttttgtcataatTCAAGCAGCTCTTAAATCTGATGCTTTAAAGTCACAGTAGAAACATCCCAACATTGGCAAACCGTGCTTATTAGCTTCCAAAATCCCAAACCCCTCACATCTGTAGCACGAGTGTGAACCAACTCCACAGGTTGTCGCTTTTCATGAGGTGTTTATAGAACATCCTGTTCTTTAGGATTTTGGAGCCAAatccaacaaaaataaataaaaacaccagaCTCCTCAGCTGCCTGGAAAATTACCATGATGACTGATTTGTGTACTTAGCTtgaaaaaaagcaaacataaaaacatggtATTTAATCTAACTACTGATGATATTAATGAtgcaaagggaaaaacagaggggaaaaacaaaagaggacTCGGTGGGAATTCGCCATGTTGTTCCATTAAACACTCCTGGACATCCGTAGTAAAGTCATGTCTTAAATTATTGGAGGTGGACTGATGCTCTGGAAGCGATAAGCAAAAGTAAAGTCAATAATATTGAAAAGAGCTTCGTCACCTTCAGGCCACAGAGATCTGCTTCCAGGCCGTGTCCAATCAGAATGGTGTCAGCACTAATGAAGCTCTGTAGCGTCTCCTGCACCTCTCTGAGGGACGTGTAGTTGCCCTTCACGTCTTCCTCACCGATGCCTGAAAATCTACACGGGTAAAATGTCACAAGCCATTGAAAGAGATGTTCAACATAAAGTCAACACTTCTGACTGTTACCCAGCTTTTGTGCCAGGATCTAACATTTGGATCACATTACATATCACAAGCCAGTAACTTTACCTTGTGTTGTAATCAATGACCTCGTGATCAGGTCTGACAAAAGAGTCGTAGATGACTTGCAAACTAGAGTTGACCACCGTCACTCTGGACAGCTCCAGACCATGAACAGTGTAACACTatgaagacaaaaaataaaaatattcatGTTCTCGTTTCAGACCAATGGTTCAACCACATCCTTCTTAAGGTAACAAATTATTGTGCAGCAAAAAAAGCTTAAAATCTCTATTAAAAGCATCTTCATGCAGTACATTTACTTTGGAGCAAATACAATCAGAGCAAAAGAGGGAGTTGGACCAAAAGACTTCGTTTCAAATGGTGGTAAATAGATGAATACTAATCACCACCAATCAAACCACAACATCAAGTGGAGCTTCTGGAAGATTCAGTTCAGGGTCGACATATggacaatatttaaaaaaccctGCCCCTCAAAAGAAGTTGACGTCACCATTTCACAATTCAAGGAGTAGACTCCAGGACAACTCGTATCCATGGGATGTCTCGGCTTGGTAGACACAAAACCATCCATGGAGATGGCATCATGGACATGCAACTGttggacataaaaaaaaatactaattaGTACATTGGGTTTTAAGCCACATCCACATTACTAACTTTTCTTCTAAAATGCATCACTGCTGCCTTTTTTACACTTTGTTTAGCATCTATATCTGTATTTTCTCTTCTGAAAACTAGTCTGGAGCTGTGTCGTATGAGGACAAGCAAAGAGGGAGATGTTCGGAAACAATGATGTGCAAATGTAAACATCAGAAATGACAGTTCTACCTCTTCATTGACACAAGAAATCCCTAACCTAACTCTCACCACTGTTCCTCCTTCATAGTATTTTTGTAACTAACCAACTGATTGCAGAGTAGACAACGAACTTGCACCTGCCCAGTGAGTATGAATGGTCACGTGATATtcgttttcaggtgtgttagtgcAGATGGGGTTTACTGATATGGAGCAAAAACACCTTTGTGgacagattgttattttaaaataatgtttaaaaactaaaatttaGTTAGTATGTATGTGGCCTTTGTTCTGGAAAATGTTTAACTCAAATTGTTGTTTCTCACCTTAAACACCTGACATCCAGGTGCTCCCATCACTCCTTGGCAGCAACTGTAGCGGGTTTCCACTCCACCAGGCACTGCAACGGTTTCCAACATCACAATTACTTCAAAATGTTTTCCATGAACTTTAGTCCATCacattatttcaaaaataacaaataaatgttCTCTTCAATAATGCGATCAATTCATCTTCTTTTCAAGCAATATTGTGAAAGTTTTCTGATTAATTAAGACCAAAATATTACTCAATAAGTCAGGAAAATAGCTGGAAATTTGTTTAAAATTATTATAAGTTGTAGCCCTGCAATCCTATACTCACCTTTGTTCCTTACTACTTTCCCATAGTGGTAGTTGCACTCCTCCTTGCGGATGTGTTTGCCTGTTAGGCAAACAGAGTATGTGGCCCCACATCGACAGCAGATCCTCTTCAAGGCTTTTACCaaccaaacagaaaagaaaaagctcaTTACCAGAGAAATGTGCTGAGATGCTACAGCTCCAACTTACAGGTGCCCTCTAGTGACACAATGTGAGAACAACATCCACTTGTGTTTTGAGGGGGCTTGAGTGAAGCTGGAGTGGTGAGGTTGTTCACTTACGGTCTGTGCTGCCTTTCTTATTGTCGGTAAAAAGAGCAGCAGAGCCGGCCTTTTCCGGGTGCTGGACAGGATAGTTGCACCCGATCAGCCTTCTCTCAGTCAAAATATAATCCTTCAAACTCTCGTACAAAGCCACATCATCTGCCGAGGAAATTAATACACTGAGAAGCTTCcctttaaaaagacatttgaatCCAAGAAGATTTGGAAAGCGATTCTCACCATTTGCTTGAAACAGCTCCAGGTTGAAGGGTATGTTGCCTTTCGATCTTTGGCCCTTGACTTCATTCtcatctgcagcagaaacaacaTCTTCTATCCGCATCATTTCTTTCCGATTTCATGAACAGTTTTCTGGAGAATCTCACCTTTGGATGAAACACAACTTTGTTTCTTCAGCCTCTTCAGTGAATTCACAGCAATACTCAGATATTTGAGTTTGTTGGCACTGCGATTGTACACAGTCTCCTCTTCAGCAACAGCCTGTCAACAATAAAACAGCAAGAAGAATGAATATCCAGACAGTACGACAGTGAGATTGAGATTCAGCGACATATGCTCACTTTTTCAAAGGCCTCGTTGAGATTGGCTGTCGTTTTGAGGAACTCCTCTGTAAACATGTTGACATAACGCTGTCTGACATCATAGGGCACTTTGTCTTTGGTGGCCCCGCTCTGCTGCTTCAGTTTACGTTTTGTAGGCAATGGCTGAACGAATAAATTCATGAGAagatattaaacatttaaaaatctttaaaagACCAGTCTGTTAAAATGGCCTCAccaaacctgtttttttttctaacttctTACCTTGGCGGCAGCAGTAGGTTGAGGTGTAGTGGAGGCAGCTGGATGTAAATGTGCTGTAGCATGGGCCAAGGACGTTTTACGCGTCGGAGCAGGAATAAGCATGGGTGCTGTCAGATGGTATCTTTGCACGGGAGTTACTGCAGCTTTATGGCATGTTTGTTTCATAGTGCTCATGTGCACTGGAGTGACCGGGGTCAGCAAGGAAGAAAGAGGGCAGGAGCCTGAAGTAACAGACAGAGGGAAGGTGCCCTCTGGGAGGATCAAGTGCAAGTTGCTTCCTAATTGGATCACAGGAGTTCCCAAAGGTAGGTAGTTTATGTAAGCTGTATGatgagaaacaaaacacagaggctGACATTCAGGCAAACTGACCACAATGCATcccaaaaataaattatatttaatttttacgTGCAAAAACAGGAAATATATTCCAGTCTACATCTATGATGACAAGGCAGGCCTCCAGATGTCCTACTGGTTGTAGGAGCTTCTAGACTTGGTTTATCCAGTAGGTGTCACCAGTTTGTATCTCTTTTTGTCCCCACATCTACAAGTGTCCCTGGGTCTCTTGAAAGGCACTGTATAAattcaagttattattattataatcaggCAATTTACCATAGAGGTAGGGATTTTCATTCTGGTGTCATTActagagggagggagagcaaaTAAATTCATGACTGCAACAGAAGTAAAGGCTGTGTTGTTTTGGTGAAATGATTGAACAGAGATGTATGGACACTGATCTGGATCATTGCTTGTAACACATTAAAGCTCAACAGTAGTTGGACTCCATTTTCATAAATCCTCCCAGAATAAATAGATtataaatagtaataattataataagtaAATAACATAGCCGACCACAGATGCTTACCATTCTGCACAGGGGCTGGTTGTATGTTTGCAGGGGTCTGAGGAGGACAAGCAGTAGTCTGGGTTTCTGGCTTCTTCTGAGACGAGAAGGAAGCAAAAGCCTGAGCACCCTTTACTGAAGCAGTCACCGAGGAGGCTCTCTGCTGTGCCGGCCGGATCTTTGAAGAGATGGAGGACTGGGAGCCAGATCCTGAAGCTGCTGGTTCACGCAGAGGGATCAAAATCTTGGCTTGAGGTCTGCTCTTTGCCAGCGGCTGCTGAGTGGAGCAAAGTAATATTAAGTTTTAATTGGAGCcaatttaataaaagaaaatattaatgcTCATCTGGGTTTGTAGGTGAATCTGGAGATATATAGCTGTTTCTATGGCCAATAATTAAACTGTACATCATTAGACAATCTTCTTAAAAATTGTGATAATTGTTTATAtgcacaaaacattttttatttgattatacaGCTTCCACCTTTTGTTTTCTTCGTTTTATCAGTTAATTTACATTGTACGCTTTATAAATTGActacttataataattatataacaaaaaaatatatacttttgtCGCTGTGTTTAAATCACCACCAAGCatcatctgaaaaaaaaacttcGCATTGAACAAaatgcatttcattttcaaagaaTGCTATATTTCCAGGATCAGGATTTTAGTATCTTTGACATTACCTTGCATAGTGTCTCCCTTAAAAAGTCTATGTATTTGATTAATGGAGATATGTTGCATTTTCAGTGTTAGCAAGTACCTCTGCATGTTTGGCTTCATGTGCCACCCTCTTCTTTCCAAGTAATGTTTGAGGTCTGTTGGTCAATTCCACCTTATCCACTTCCATTGCTGCAACCTAAAAATGACAAAGTATAAAGAAAAGACCTGTTCACGTTTTAAGAAATGTCTTAATCTTGGATTTGGACTATCAACAGCATACTTACAGACACATCAGGTTGCTCTTTATTTCCTTTATCCTCATTATTTGCCTCCATGAAGATCCTGTAGCACTCTTCCATTGGGTCACTATCCGACAGCTCCATATCTGAATAGTTGAGCTCTTGCTCCTCCTCGGAGCTGGAGATTAGTATAACCTCTTCATGACCTTCCTTGACCAAAAGCTCCTCAGTGGTTTCAAATGTTGAATCACCTCTGTTCATCAAATGCGAGTTGACCGATGTCGATGAAGAGTTCTGATTTTGATACTGGTTGCTGCCTGAAGCTGGTTCTGCTTGCTCCTGGTATATTACAGCTGACGCCTGGTTAATGAGAGAACCCCCCTGAATCTGTCCTGGTATTGTGCCTGACGTTTCCTGGCTTCCTGACACCAGTGGCGGTGCACTTCGCTTGGGAGACAGGTGGTTGTTAACATGCATCTCTGTTGTCTGGGTGGTGCGTTTCCTGCATGGTGACCCTGAGTTTGCAGCCGGAGCTGTATATGAATGTGAATGCTTCCACTGAAAATAATTTGACTGCAGTGGATTTGTTGCCTCAACACTACAGGATACCTCACACAGAGGCCATTCGACCTGAGGCACATTTTCTTCCTCTGCAATGCCCAGATTGTCATAACTTTGATATTGTTGATGTGAGGAGGCAGCAGTACTTACAGGCTCAGGAATGTCGTGGACTTCTGTTTCCGCAGCCTGATAAGAGATTTTCTGACATTCATTTTCCAGTTCTTCTAAACATCCAGTTAGGTCAATTACACTCCCATCAACTGGTATGTTTTCCCATCCTTTGTTCTCATAAAGAGTAGATGGATATTGATTGTTTTCCACACTGCAATTATCAACTTTATGTGATTCTAGCTTTGTTGCACGTGGAGATGTGACCTGGTAAGCCTCAGCTTCTGCAAGGCGCAGCAGCGGAGAATCAAGTGCAATGGGAACCTTTTCCTTCAGTTGTTCGACTGAACCCTGGGCACTGCCAGCAACACAGTCAAGTTTCTGAGATTGGCCTCTTGTTTGGTCAGGTGAGGAAGGAATGTCTATAATCAGGACACTGTCTTCAATCGGCTCCTCGAGTAGTCCTGGAGGTGGCTTTTGCGAAAACGGAGCCTGAGCGACCGGCTTCTTTTGGTCACTCAgcacagtttctctctctccgttaaTAACTTGtgcatttttcactttctgctCCTTACTGGACGAGCTGTAGGACCGCAAGTCAGCTGAAAAGTTGGACAGGGGGTCATACTCCAAGTCAGTCCTTGGTTTTGAGTTGTCAACCACGTACTTCCTTGTCCGCGAGTACGTCTTTTTGAAGTCAGAGTGTGATGACAGAGAACGTCTGTCCAGTCGTTTACCTGTAGTCTCAGACTTGGACACAGTGTTTCTGCTGCCTGACCGTATGGTCTGGTAGTGTGACAGTCGTCTTTGCTCCTGCTCCACCTCGTGCCTCACAGCTTCGATCTCCTTGTTGATCCGCAACAGCTCTTGGATATTGTCGTCTGTGGTGTCATCGCTCGCTGGGGATCCACAGACAAATGACTGATAGCAATTCTGGACTTCTGTGAAAAGGAAATACATGATAGAATATTTTATTTCCACCAGAGAGGTTAACTTTTCAGTAATGTCTGCCAAAATCTACCAAACGGATTTCTACTAAACTTGGTAGACGGACCAGGCctgagaagaacccattaaaatgtttctttggCTGCACATAAAAGGGACAGACACAGCAATTGTCTATAATACCAAGAGAAAATCATGTGTACTATTATtcagccttggcagaggtgataACTTTACTGAGAACCGTCTGGCTCaagtataaataaatcatatagGGCCATGCTGCTTTGGGGACATGTGGACAAAAAGATTAAAGTTGTTTTAGCTATAAAGTAAGAGTTCGTATGGGGTTGTTTTTTAAAACGAGTCATGGTAATTGATTAATTGGGGAATTAAGTATGAAACAAATAGAAC
The genomic region above belongs to Pleuronectes platessa chromosome 4, fPlePla1.1, whole genome shotgun sequence and contains:
- the zgc:152968 gene encoding uncharacterized protein zgc:152968 isoform X1, with translation MFRPSGLFADVKCPSTGHGHCERPHCFYKHGSRQRNVSVAASSQPSAVPSAEVQNCYQSFVCGSPASDDTTDDNIQELLRINKEIEAVRHEVEQEQRRLSHYQTIRSGSRNTVSKSETTGKRLDRRSLSSHSDFKKTYSRTRKYVVDNSKPRTDLEYDPLSNFSADLRSYSSSSKEQKVKNAQVINGERETVLSDQKKPVAQAPFSQKPPPGLLEEPIEDSVLIIDIPSSPDQTRGQSQKLDCVAGSAQGSVEQLKEKVPIALDSPLLRLAEAEAYQVTSPRATKLESHKVDNCSVENNQYPSTLYENKGWENIPVDGSVIDLTGCLEELENECQKISYQAAETEVHDIPEPVSTAASSHQQYQSYDNLGIAEEENVPQVEWPLCEVSCSVEATNPLQSNYFQWKHSHSYTAPAANSGSPCRKRTTQTTEMHVNNHLSPKRSAPPLVSGSQETSGTIPGQIQGGSLINQASAVIYQEQAEPASGSNQYQNQNSSSTSVNSHLMNRGDSTFETTEELLVKEGHEEVILISSSEEEQELNYSDMELSDSDPMEECYRIFMEANNEDKGNKEQPDVSVAAMEVDKVELTNRPQTLLGKKRVAHEAKHAEQPLAKSRPQAKILIPLREPAASGSGSQSSISSKIRPAQQRASSVTASVKGAQAFASFSSQKKPETQTTACPPQTPANIQPAPVQNAYINYLPLGTPVIQLGSNLHLILPEGTFPLSVTSGSCPLSSLLTPVTPVHMSTMKQTCHKAAVTPVQRYHLTAPMLIPAPTRKTSLAHATAHLHPAASTTPQPTAAAKPLPTKRKLKQQSGATKDKVPYDVRQRYVNMFTEEFLKTTANLNEAFEKAVAEEETVYNRSANKLKYLSIAVNSLKRLKKQSCVSSKDENEVKGQRSKGNIPFNLELFQANDDVALYESLKDYILTERRLIGCNYPVQHPEKAGSAALFTDNKKGSTDPLKRICCRCGATYSVCLTGKHIRKEECNYHYGKVVRNKVPGGVETRYSCCQGVMGAPGCQVFKLHVHDAISMDGFVSTKPRHPMDTSCPGVYSLNCEMCYTVHGLELSRVTVVNSSLQVIYDSFVRPDHEVIDYNTRFSGIGEEDVKGNYTSLREVQETLQSFISADTILIGHGLEADLCGLKLLHGTVVDISLVFPHRLGPPHKLTLNTLTAEYLLRIIQESVCGHDTGDDAAACMELMIWKLKESGKLKNTS
- the zgc:152968 gene encoding uncharacterized protein zgc:152968 isoform X2, coding for MFRPSGLFADVKCPSTGHGHCERPHCFYKHGSRQRNVSVAASSQPSAVPSAEVQNCYQSFVCGSPASDDTTDDNIQELLRINKEIEAVRHEVEQEQRRLSHYQTIRSGSRNTVSKSETTGKRLDRRSLSSHSDFKKTYSRTRKYVVDNSKPRTDLEYDPLSNFSADLRSYSSSSKEQKVKNAQVINGERETVLSDQKKPVAQAPFSQKPPPGLLEEPIEDSVLIIDIPSSPDQTRGQSQKLDCVAGSAQGSVEQLKEKVPIALDSPLLRLAEAEAYQVTSPRATKLESHKVDNCSVENNQYPSTLYENKGWENIPVDGSVIDLTGCLEELENECQKISYQAAETEVHDIPEPVSTAASSHQQYQSYDNLGIAEEENVPQVEWPLCEVSCSVEATNPLQSNYFQWKHSHSYTAPAANSGSPCRKRTTQTTEMHVNNHLSPKRSAPPLVSGSQETSGTIPGQIQGGSLINQASAVIYQEQAEPASGSNQYQNQNSSSTSVNSHLMNRGDSTFETTEELLVKEGHEEVILISSSEEEQELNYSDMELSDSDPMEECYRIFMEANNEDKGNKEQPDVSVAAMEVDKVELTNRPQTLLGKKRVAHEAKHAEPLAKSRPQAKILIPLREPAASGSGSQSSISSKIRPAQQRASSVTASVKGAQAFASFSSQKKPETQTTACPPQTPANIQPAPVQNAYINYLPLGTPVIQLGSNLHLILPEGTFPLSVTSGSCPLSSLLTPVTPVHMSTMKQTCHKAAVTPVQRYHLTAPMLIPAPTRKTSLAHATAHLHPAASTTPQPTAAAKPLPTKRKLKQQSGATKDKVPYDVRQRYVNMFTEEFLKTTANLNEAFEKAVAEEETVYNRSANKLKYLSIAVNSLKRLKKQSCVSSKDENEVKGQRSKGNIPFNLELFQANDDVALYESLKDYILTERRLIGCNYPVQHPEKAGSAALFTDNKKGSTDPLKRICCRCGATYSVCLTGKHIRKEECNYHYGKVVRNKVPGGVETRYSCCQGVMGAPGCQVFKLHVHDAISMDGFVSTKPRHPMDTSCPGVYSLNCEMCYTVHGLELSRVTVVNSSLQVIYDSFVRPDHEVIDYNTRFSGIGEEDVKGNYTSLREVQETLQSFISADTILIGHGLEADLCGLKLLHGTVVDISLVFPHRLGPPHKLTLNTLTAEYLLRIIQESVCGHDTGDDAAACMELMIWKLKESGKLKNTS
- the zgc:152968 gene encoding uncharacterized protein zgc:152968 isoform X3; the protein is MFRPSGLFADVKCPSTGHGHCERPHCFYKHGSRQRNVSVAASSQPSAVPSAEVQNCYQSFVCGSPASDDTTDDNIQELLRINKEIEAVRHEVEQEQRRLSHYQTIRSGSRNTVSKSETTGKRLDRRSLSSHSDFKKTYSRTRKYVVDNSKPRTDLEYDPLSNFSADLRSYSSSSKEQKVKNAQVINGERETVLSDQKKPVAQAPFSQKPPPGLLEEPIEDSVLIIDIPSSPDQTRGQSQKLDCVAGSAQGSVEQLKEKVPIALDSPLLRLAEAEAYQVTSPRATKLESHKVDNCSVENNQYPSTLYENKGWENIPVDGSVIDLTGCLEELENECQKISYQAAETEVHDIPEPVSTAASSHQQYQSYDNLGIAEEENVPQVEWPLCEVSCSVEATNPLQSNYFQWKHSHSYTAPAANSGSPCRKRTTQTTEMHVNNHLSPKRSAPPLVSGSQETSGTIPGQIQGGSLINQASAVIYQEQAEPASGSNQYQNQNSSSTSVNSHLMNRGDSTFETTEELLVKEGHEEVILISSSEEEQELNYSDMELSDSDPMEECYRIFMEANNEDKGNKEQPDVSVAAMEVDKVELTNRPQTLLGKKRVAHEAKHAEQPLAKSRPQAKILIPLREPAASGSGSQSSISSKIRPAQQRASSVTASVKGAQAFASFSSQKKPETQTTACPPQTPANIQPAPVQNAYINYLPLGTPVIQLGSNLHLILPEGTFPLSVTSGSCPLSSLLTPVTPVHMSTMKQTCHKAAVTPVQRYHLTAPMLIPAPTRKTSLAHATAHLHPAASTTPQPTAAAKPLPTKRKLKQQSGATKDKVPYDVRQRYVNMFTEEFLKTTANLNEAFEKAVAEEETVYNRSANKLKYLSIAVNSLKRLKKQSCVSSKDENEVKGQRSKGNIPFNLELFQANDDVALYESLKDYILTERRLIGCNYPVQHPEKAGSAALFTDNKKGSTDPLKRICCRCGATYSVCLTGKHIRKEECNYHYGKVVRNKVPGGVETRYSCCQGVMGAPGCQVFKLHVHDAISMDGFVSTKPRHPMDTSCPGVYSLNCEMCYTVHGLELSRVTVVNSSLQVIYDSFVRPDHEVIDYNTRFSGIGEEDVKGNYTSLREVQETLQSFISADTILIGHGLEADLCGLKLLHGTVVDISLVFPHRLGPPHKLTLNTLTAEYLLRIIQESVCGHDTGDDAAACMELMIWKLKESGKLKK
- the zgc:152968 gene encoding uncharacterized protein zgc:152968 isoform X4, coding for MFRPSGLFADVKCPSTGHGHCERPHCFYKHGSRQRNVSVAASSQPSAVPSAEVQNCYQSFVCGSPASDDTTDDNIQELLRINKEIEAVRHEVEQEQRRLSHYQTIRSGSRNTVSKSETTGKRLDRRSLSSHSDFKKTYSRTRKYVVDNSKPRTDLEYDPLSNFSADLRSYSSSSKEQKVKNAQVINGERETVLSDQKKPVAQAPFSQKPPPGLLEEPIEDSVLIIDIPSSPDQTRGQSQKLDCVAGSAQGSVEQLKEKVPIALDSPLLRLAEAEAYQVTSPRATKLESHKVDNCSVENNQYPSTLYENKGWENIPVDGSVIDLTGCLEELENECQKISYQAAETEVHDIPEPVSTAASSHQQYQSYDNLGIAEEENVPQVEWPLCEVSCSVEATNPLQSNYFQWKHSHSYTAPAANSGSPCRKRTTQTTEMHVNNHLSPKRSAPPLVSGSQETSGTIPGQIQGGSLINQASAVIYQEQAEPASGSNQYQNQNSSSTSVNSHLMNRGDSTFETTEELLVKEGHEEVILISSSEEEQELNYSDMELSDSDPMEECYRIFMEANNEDKGNKEQPDVSVAAMEVDKVELTNRPQTLLGKKRVAHEAKHAEPLAKSRPQAKILIPLREPAASGSGSQSSISSKIRPAQQRASSVTASVKGAQAFASFSSQKKPETQTTACPPQTPANIQPAPVQNAYINYLPLGTPVIQLGSNLHLILPEGTFPLSVTSGSCPLSSLLTPVTPVHMSTMKQTCHKAAVTPVQRYHLTAPMLIPAPTRKTSLAHATAHLHPAASTTPQPTAAAKPLPTKRKLKQQSGATKDKVPYDVRQRYVNMFTEEFLKTTANLNEAFEKAVAEEETVYNRSANKLKYLSIAVNSLKRLKKQSCVSSKDENEVKGQRSKGNIPFNLELFQANDDVALYESLKDYILTERRLIGCNYPVQHPEKAGSAALFTDNKKGSTDPLKRICCRCGATYSVCLTGKHIRKEECNYHYGKVVRNKVPGGVETRYSCCQGVMGAPGCQVFKLHVHDAISMDGFVSTKPRHPMDTSCPGVYSLNCEMCYTVHGLELSRVTVVNSSLQVIYDSFVRPDHEVIDYNTRFSGIGEEDVKGNYTSLREVQETLQSFISADTILIGHGLEADLCGLKLLHGTVVDISLVFPHRLGPPHKLTLNTLTAEYLLRIIQESVCGHDTGDDAAACMELMIWKLKESGKLKK